Below is a genomic region from Cydia strobilella chromosome 24, ilCydStro3.1, whole genome shotgun sequence.
tgtttggtttctaccctaccccaaaatttcaataattgcgcatcgaatgacgttttttacattaaaatcggataataaataaagattttagacccgggttagattatttttgcattttttttaatttttttttagcgtccaaaaattttgaaaaaaatatataaggtaggcatgccgtacctcgtgcacctactacgtggtgccgatagctcgaatttcaagtccatttttttttatctcttaccgtttttgagatattaattttttagtggtaaaaatatagagaaacattgctattaccttcatcaggcgcctcgaccgaatttgtatggaaaaagttaattccgactcgaacttgaccgaaattcagtttgaggaaaaattctgtatcttctaaacggctggtccgattttgataggactttcaacattggtcatgggatggaaaatgtagattgacgcatctgtcaaaactgtcaaaattgacagtttgacagtttttgtcatttttactgaaaattaacatgttttgttattgtttggtactaagtgacatagtttaatgtacatagtgttgtttgacatatctgtcaaatttgacagtttgacggtttttgccattttcagtgaaaattctcattttgggatataatttagcaccaagtgacattgttaagtgtagatttatactatctgtcaaatctgtcaaaattgacattttgtgaaattttgacagttgggtccaaaatcgaaacggctggtccgattttgataggaacttcaacagtagtcatgggatggaaaatgtagtttgacacatctgtcaaaaatgtcaaaattgacagtttgacagtttttgtcatttttagtgaaaattaacatgttttgttaaagtttggtactaagtgacatagtttaatgtacttagtgttgtttgacatatctgtcaaatttgacagtttgacagtttttgccattttcagtgaaaattctcattttgggatataatttagcaccaagtgacattgttaagtgtagatttatactatctgtcaaatctgtaaaaattgacattttgtgaaattttgacagttttgggtccaaaatcgaaacggctggtccgattttgataggactttcaacattggtcatgggatggaaaatgtagattgacgcatctgtcaaaactgtcaaaattgacagtttgacagtttttgtcatttttactgaaaattaacatgttttgttattgtttggtactaagtgacatagtttaatgtacatagtgttgtttgacatatctgtcaaatttgacagtttgacggtttttgccattttcagtgaaaattctcattttgggatataatttagcaccaagtgacattgttaagtgtagatttatactatctgtcaaatctgtcaaaattgacattttgtgaaattttgacagttgggtccaaaatcgaaacggctggtccgattttgataggaacttcaacagtagtcatgggatggaaaatgtagtttgacacatctgtcaaaaatgtcaaaattgacagtttgacagtttttgtcatttttagtgaaaattaacatgttttgttaaagtttggtactaagtgacatagtttaatgtacttagtgttgtttgacatatctgtcaaatttgacagtttgacagtttttgccattttcagtgaaaattctcattttgggatataatttagcaccaagtgacattgttaagtgtagatttatactatctgtcaaatctgtaaaaattgacattttgtgaaattttgacagttttgggtccaaaatcgaaacggctggtccgattttgataagaacttcaacagtagtcatgggatggaaaatgtagtttgacacatctgtcaaaaatgtcaaaattgacagtttgacagttttggtcatttttagtgaaaattaacatgttttgttaaagtttggtactaagtgacatagtttaatgtacttagtgttgtttcacatatctgtcaaatttgacagtttgacagtttttgccattttcagtgaaaattctcattttgggatataatttagcaccaagtgacattgttaagtgtagatttatactatctgtcaaatctgtcaaaattgacattttgtgaaattttgacagttttgggtccaaaatcgaaacggcttgtccgattttgataggaccttcaacattagtcatgggatggaaaaagaaaaatggaaaacctattaggtcaggttaggttaggttaggttaggttaggttaggttaggttaggttaggttaggttaggttaggttaggttaggttaggttaggttaggttaggttaggttaggttaggttaggttaggttaggttaggttaggttaggttaggttaggttaggttaggttaggttaggttaggttaggttaggttaggtttttttttttttttttttttttttttttttttttttttttttttttttttttttttttttttttgcccacCTCCCTCCTCtgtattattattgatatttatttttcaatagttgtttcttttttatatatttttcctcttttctttcttttctttacaTACTTAGCCTACTTACAGTCTACACTTTCTACACTTGTCAATTACAAAAATGttactataaattaaattaaaaataataataaataatattaattaaattcagttaaggtcaaaatcatttttcaattacatttacaattttacaattactattaattaattacacgtaattattaataaagttacaattaatgtcaaactgtcaaaatcGTGTGCAATTAATATCAAAATCCACAGTCAATGTCAACTTATTATACGTACGTACGTTATGTCACTACTACAATCTATACAAAAATACGCAtctaatacaattacaatttaatacaattaatacaatacaattagttAATTAATAGCGCAGGGGAGCCCCGTGGAGCGCCCCGGAGCGTCTTTGCAAACACCGGTGCTCAAAATGTCAGAATCTACAATTAATGTCCATTTCATCACACGTACCCAATATTATTACAATCCATACAAAAACACGCATCCAACACAATCAATGTCCAATTAGCTCtttcaattcaatacaattGCCTTAACACGCCACCCGCCCGGGACAAGCAATGAGGAGCAGGAAATAGCTCCCCGGAGCAATTTGGCGCACTCGGGAGCAAAACGGAGCACAACGGAACGGAGCGGAGCACAACCAAACAGCAGGGCGGAGCGCCCCGGAGCACGGCGGAGCGCAGAGGAGCGTCCTGGAGCATGGCGGAGCGCAGAGGAGCGCTTTTATGGGGCGCCATTTTGGGAGCATTAtcctttgttatggttttgctCCGCCGTCGGAGCACTTTTTTGGGGCGCCATTTTGGGAGCATTTCCTTATCGCTCCACCGTCGGAGCGTTGAGATGTGGTGCCATTTTGGGAGCATGTTTCTTGGTGGTGTACCCCAAGTAGCCTTCCTGATTGCCCACTCCCCCCATGGCCGCCCTTTCCGTGCCAATGTCTGGCCAGTGGTGAGCGAGACATTTCGCTTTCCTCTGACCCGACACCGGCACGGATGCAGCCATGGGTTGAGCGGGCCCCCTAGTCCGCCTTGGGGTGCCACGTCTCCTATACTGCCGTGGCTCCGTTCTGTCTCGCCGCTCTCCTTATGACGCCCTCCGCGAAGTCCACGAAGTGTTTCCTTATTCCGTCGTCCTCCAGCATCCTCACGAAGTTGCCCTCCGTAACACTCATATCTATTGCGCACTCACAGGCGTACCGCTCGGGGCCATACCTTGGGCATTCCGTGAGGATGTGTGTAACTGTCTCCACGGTTTGTCCGTCGCAGGAGCAATGGGGGTCGTTACTCAGCTTGAACCTGTGGAGGTATTGTTTGAAGCCCCCGTGCCCTGTTAGTAGTTGTGCGATGGTGTTCCTGTTACCCAGTCTCTCCATAATCCTTTTAGCGCCCCGCACATCCCGGAAGAACAGCTTCGTGCCTGAGGCTCTTTCCGTCTCCTCATATCTACTTTGCCACCTTCTCAGGGTCCTGGCTCTTATTATTCTTTTTGCGAACGAGAGAGGGAATTTGTTATACAGCGGGGTCTTTTCCGGGTCTAGGGCCGCCGCCTTGGCTAGCTGGTCCGCCCTCTCATTTCCTTCCAGGCCCACGTGCGCCTTTATCCAAGATAGCTCTATCGGATTTCCCCATGTTAGGGCCTCCTCCAGGTTTTCCCTGATTTTTACTGCTATCGGGTTAAGGGAGTTTGGGTCGGCAACTGCCTGAAGTGAGGACCTAGAGTCACAGTAGATCACTGTCCGGTGTTCCTTGTCCTTCGCCATGCTCGTGGCTTGGTAGAGTGCCATCATTTCGGCTTGGTACACCGAACAGTGATCCGCTAGCCTGAAGCTCGTACTGTCCCGCTCCTCCCCTCCCGACCACCATGTTATCGCGCCGCCTACCTTTCCTTGGATTTTGCTGCCATCCGTGTAGACCCTCCAGGTGTCCCCCTGGGAGGGCCCCTCCGTCAAGTCCTCCTCGGTTTTTGTGAGGCTAAAGGTGAGTCGTTTCCTATCTGCCGGATGCGGGAGTATCGACGGGTGGGCCCTAGGCTGCAGTTTCCCTTCCGGCAACTCCGGGAGGGTTTTGCCTCTCTTTACCTCATAGAGCTCCTTTTGCTCCTGCAGCCTAAGGTCCAGTGGTATTATTTGTGACAGGATTGCCGCTGAGACAGTGGATACTGTGCGGTGGGCTTTGGCTATTTTTATACCGAAAGCTCTGGTTATCCTGTCTAGTTTTTTCCTGGCGTGGACCCTAGTTGCTACACTTCCCCAGGCCCCAGCAGCGTAGAGTATTGTAGGCTCAACTACGGTGTAATAAATGGTTTTCAATATATCCGGGTTTAATCCCCATCGAGTCTTTGCCATTCTGCTTACCACTTTAAAAAGGTTCAGTGCCTTGGTGGAGACATTCTCTATGTGGAGTCCGAACCCCAGGTTTTCGTCTATTGTGAGACCTAGAAGTTTTAGTTTATTGTCCAGGGCGATTTGTGTCGACATCATCTGGAATGTTGGCGTGTCATATTTTAATTTGCGCGTTATTAAGATCGCTTGTGTCTTGTGTGGGGCGAACCGGAGCTTATGCTTCATGCCCCATCTTGCAACCATTTCTAACGCGTCATTGATCTTCCTGTTGAGTTCCTCAGTGGTGTTTGCCCTCGCCATGATGACTATATCATCTGCGAAAGCCTGCAGCTGGGCGCTTCCCCCTTCAGCCTCTCGCAGCAGGGGGTCCAGCTGCAAGTTCCACAGCAGTGGCCCTCCGATCGAGCCTTGGATGCATCCTCTTTCGGTTCTCCGCCTGACCGTCTTCCCGAGATAGTTGAGGGTCACGTTCCTGTCTTCCAAGTAGCTGGAGACGATGCCCATCAGCCACTGGTCTCCGCAGTGGGTACCTAGTTCCCTCAGGATTATTGGCCACCAAGCTCCGTCGAACGCGCCCTCTATATCCAGGGAGACTATGGCCGTCAACATTTTACTATTCAGCCCCTCCTTCGCGTAGGTTATGACATCGTACAGCGCGTCCTCTGTGCTTTTTTGCGCCGTGAAGCCGTATTGTCTGGGATTTAGGCCTGTTCCCTGCGCTAGCTCCCACGTCAGTcttttaaaaatcattttttcaaGGACTTTTCCCATTACCGGGAGCAGGCCTATGGGGCGATAGGATTTTGGTACCCCATAGTCTTCCTTTGAAGGTTTTGGGATGATTCTAATATGTGCCTCCTTCCAGCACTTTGGAAAGTATAGAAGCCGAAGGCACTGGTTAAACAGAGCCAGGATCGTGGGGCTGGTCCGGAATGCCCTGTGGCatgtggttaggttaggttaggttaggttaggttaggttaggttaggttaggttaggttaggttaggttaggttaggttaggttaggttaggttaggttaggttaggttaggttaggttaggttaggttaggttaggttaggttaggttaggttaggttaggttaggttaggttaggtt
It encodes:
- the LOC134752525 gene encoding uncharacterized protein LOC134752525, which gives rise to MIFKRLTWELAQGTGLNPRQYGFTAQKSTEDALYDVITYAKEGLNSKMLTAIVSLDIEGAFDGAWWPIILRELGTHCGDQWLMGIVSSYLEDRNVTLNYLGKTVRRRTERGCIQGSIGGPLLWNLQLDPLLREAEGGSAQLQAFADDIVIMARANTTEELNRKINDALEMVARWGMKHKLRFAPHKTQAILITRKLKYDTPTFQMMSTQIALDNKLKLLGLTIDENLGFGLHIENVSTKALNLFKVVSRMAKTRWGLNPDILKTIYYTVVEPTILYAAGAWGSVATRVHARKKLDRITRAFGIKIAKAHRTVSTVSAAILSQIIPLDLRLQEQKELYEVKRGKTLPELPEGKLQPRAHPSILPHPADRKRLTFSLTKTEEDLTEGPSQGDTWRVYTDGSKIQGKVGGAITWWSGGEERDSTSFRLADHCSVYQAEMMALYQATSMAKDKEHRTVIYCDSRSSLQAVADPNSLNPIAVKIRENLEEALTWGNPIELSWIKAHVGLEGNERADQLAKAAALDPEKTPLYNKFPLSFAKRIIRARTLRRWQSRYEETERASGTKLFFRDVRGAKRIMERLGNRNTIAQLLTGHGGFKQYLHRFKLSNDPHCSCDGQTVETVTHILTECPRYGPERYACECAIDMSVTEGNFVRMLEDDGIRKHFVDFAEGVIRRAARQNGATAV